One Streptomyces sp. V4I8 genomic window carries:
- a CDS encoding winged helix-turn-helix domain-containing protein has protein sequence MTTPRRTTDLTADEARRIALRAQGFLGTPDRRSGVRGILRHLGAVQLDTISVLARSHELIPYARLGAVGRKTIENAYWTTASTAPTAPQAPTDAPAPPTPRTPLTPPHAFEYWSHAACILPIEEWPHFAFRRRAYRNRPHWNHELPDGAYAQVIKQLRTEGPLTATELGGAKRTSEWWDWSGAKVAVERALMYGEVVCVERRGWKRVYDLAERAIPETLLHDELDDTECLRRLVRLAGQSLGVGTRADIADYHRLKGEQVDAVIADSGLVPVTVEGWGKPAWADPAALDAPPRGRHRTTLLSPFDSLIWERARTERIFGFTHRLEAYVPKQKRIYGYFAMPVLAGGRLVGRVDPAREGRTLVAKQVTLDGAKAVPAVAQALVEAASWVDCTGVRVDRVDAPDLREPLAKELSRLMA, from the coding sequence ATGACGACCCCGCGCCGCACCACCGATCTCACGGCAGACGAAGCCCGCCGAATCGCCCTCCGCGCACAGGGCTTCCTCGGCACCCCCGACCGCAGATCCGGCGTCCGCGGCATCCTCCGTCACCTCGGCGCGGTCCAACTCGACACCATCTCGGTCCTGGCGCGCTCCCACGAGCTCATCCCATACGCCCGCCTGGGCGCGGTCGGCCGCAAAACGATCGAGAACGCCTACTGGACCACGGCATCCACCGCACCCACAGCCCCCCAGGCACCCACGGACGCACCCGCACCCCCGACGCCCCGGACACCTCTGACGCCCCCGCACGCGTTCGAGTACTGGTCCCACGCCGCCTGCATCCTCCCCATCGAGGAGTGGCCCCACTTCGCCTTCCGCCGCCGCGCCTACCGCAACCGCCCCCACTGGAACCACGAACTCCCCGACGGCGCCTACGCCCAGGTGATCAAGCAGCTCCGCACCGAGGGCCCCCTCACCGCGACGGAGCTTGGCGGCGCGAAGAGAACCAGCGAGTGGTGGGACTGGTCGGGCGCGAAGGTCGCCGTCGAACGCGCCCTGATGTACGGCGAGGTGGTCTGCGTCGAGCGCCGCGGCTGGAAGCGCGTCTACGACCTCGCCGAACGCGCCATCCCGGAGACACTGCTGCACGACGAACTGGACGACACCGAGTGCCTGCGCCGCCTGGTCCGCCTGGCCGGCCAGTCCCTCGGGGTGGGTACGCGCGCGGACATCGCCGACTACCACCGCCTCAAGGGCGAACAGGTCGACGCGGTGATCGCCGACTCCGGCCTGGTCCCGGTCACGGTCGAGGGCTGGGGCAAGCCGGCCTGGGCCGACCCTGCGGCACTCGACGCACCCCCGCGCGGCCGCCACCGCACGACGCTGCTGTCCCCGTTCGACTCCCTGATCTGGGAGCGGGCCCGCACCGAGCGGATCTTCGGCTTCACCCACCGCCTGGAGGCCTACGTCCCCAAGCAGAAGCGGATCTACGGCTACTTCGCGATGCCGGTCCTGGCCGGCGGCCGTCTCGTCGGCCGCGTGGACCCGGCTCGCGAGGGCCGCACCCTGGTCGCCAAGCAGGTCACCCTGGACGGCGCCAAGGCGGTCCCGGCAGTGGCCCAGGCGCTGGTGGAGGCGGCGAGCTGGGTGGACTGCACGGGCGTACGTGTGGACCGGGTCGACGCCCCCGACCTGCGCGAACCGCTCGCAAAGGAGCTCAGTCGCCTCATGGCATGA
- a CDS encoding response regulator transcription factor — MADSFGPMRDEDADGDVVGMGPDTGSPRKEPIRVLVVDDHALFRRGLEIVLAAEEDIQVVGEAGDGAEAVDKAADLLPDIVLMDVRMPKRGGIEACTSIKEVAPSAKIIMLTISDEEADLYDAIKAGATGYLLKEISTDEVATAIRAVADGQSQISPSMASKLLTEFKSMIQRTDERRLVPAPRLTDRELEVLKLVATGMNNRDIAKELFISENTVKNHVRNILEKLQLHSRMEAVVYAMREKILEIR; from the coding sequence ATGGCGGACAGCTTCGGACCGATGCGGGACGAGGATGCCGACGGTGACGTCGTCGGCATGGGCCCGGACACGGGCTCTCCACGCAAGGAGCCGATCAGAGTCCTCGTCGTGGACGACCATGCCCTGTTCCGCCGTGGACTGGAGATCGTGCTCGCGGCCGAGGAGGACATCCAGGTCGTGGGGGAGGCGGGCGACGGCGCGGAAGCCGTCGACAAGGCCGCCGACCTGCTGCCGGACATCGTCCTGATGGACGTACGGATGCCCAAGCGCGGCGGGATCGAGGCCTGCACCTCCATCAAGGAGGTGGCCCCCAGCGCGAAGATCATCATGCTGACGATCAGCGACGAGGAGGCCGACCTCTACGACGCGATCAAGGCGGGCGCGACCGGTTATCTCCTCAAGGAGATCTCCACGGACGAGGTGGCCACCGCCATTCGTGCGGTGGCCGACGGGCAGTCGCAGATCAGCCCGTCCATGGCGTCGAAGCTGCTCACCGAGTTCAAGTCGATGATCCAGCGGACGGACGAGCGTCGGCTCGTGCCCGCGCCGCGGCTGACGGACCGCGAGCTGGAGGTCCTCAAGCTCGTCGCGACGGGGATGAACAACCGCGATATCGCCAAGGAGTTGTTCATCTCCGAGAACACCGTGAAGAACCATGTGCGCAACATCCTGGAGAAGCTGCAGCTGCACTCCAGGATGGAGGCCGTGGTGTACGCGATGCGGGAGAAGATCCTCGAGATCCGCTGA
- the hpf gene encoding ribosome hibernation-promoting factor, HPF/YfiA family, whose translation MDIVVKGRKTEVPERFRKHVAEKLKLEKIQRLDAKVISLDVEVSKEPNPRQADRSDRVEITLRSRGPVIRAEAAASDPYAALDLAAEKLDARLRKQHDKRFSRRGARRLTAAEVPDHVPGAATLNGNGHSFQEEEPDGVPTKKIGSLEVKGEGPLIVREKTHVASPMTLDQALYEMELVGHDFYLFVDSETKEPSVVYRRHAYDYGVIHLNTDPMVTQAQPPAAGGTLGG comes from the coding sequence GTGGACATCGTCGTCAAGGGCCGCAAGACCGAGGTGCCCGAGCGGTTCCGCAAGCACGTGGCCGAGAAGCTGAAGCTGGAGAAAATCCAGAGGCTCGATGCCAAGGTGATCAGCCTCGACGTCGAGGTGTCCAAGGAGCCCAACCCGCGACAGGCCGACCGCAGTGATCGAGTGGAGATCACGCTCCGCTCCCGCGGTCCGGTGATCCGGGCGGAGGCAGCGGCCAGCGATCCGTACGCGGCGCTCGACCTCGCGGCGGAGAAGCTGGATGCCCGGCTGCGCAAGCAGCACGACAAGCGTTTCTCGCGCCGAGGCGCACGCCGACTCACGGCGGCCGAGGTCCCCGACCACGTTCCGGGCGCGGCGACGCTCAACGGCAATGGCCATTCCTTCCAGGAAGAAGAGCCGGACGGAGTTCCCACCAAGAAGATCGGCTCGCTGGAAGTCAAGGGTGAAGGCCCCCTCATCGTGCGCGAGAAGACGCACGTCGCCTCCCCGATGACCCTCGACCAGGCCCTCTACGAGATGGAGCTGGTCGGACACGACTTCTACCTCTTCGTCGACTCCGAGACGAAGGAACCGAGTGTCGTCTACCGGCGGCACGCCTACGACTACGGCGTCATCCACCTCAACACGGACCCGATGGTCACCCAGGCGCAGCCGCCAGCGGCTGGTGGGACGCTGGGCGGCTGA
- a CDS encoding ComF family protein, protein MRGWWQDLTDLVLPAECGGCGMPRTVLCTECRAVLSGTVPSRVRPVPEPPGLPVVHAAARYADEARAVLLSHKERGALALAPPLGAALAGAVRAGLREACAHGSGAPARAAPSRGSQVQADGAGRSGGAGAPVLLVPVPSGRGAVRARGHDPARRIALAAAGELRRAGTPARVLAVLRQGRGVADQSGLNSRQRLDNLAGALTVVPGGVRLLAGGGPVVLVDDLMTTGASLAEAARAVRAALTEQAREASGYGRTAEEVDAYGGESAEPGGCGDGTTPVYLAGSRERTGERRAGSTEGAVRRVREMPGIMGVGQPRDVICAAVVAASPDSFEINRN, encoded by the coding sequence ATGCGGGGGTGGTGGCAGGACCTCACCGACCTGGTGCTGCCGGCTGAGTGCGGAGGCTGCGGGATGCCTCGCACGGTGCTCTGCACGGAGTGCCGTGCCGTCCTGAGCGGGACCGTACCGAGCCGGGTGCGACCGGTGCCGGAGCCGCCCGGGCTGCCGGTCGTGCACGCGGCGGCTCGGTACGCGGACGAGGCGCGGGCCGTGCTGCTGTCCCACAAGGAACGCGGCGCACTGGCGCTCGCGCCGCCGCTCGGCGCGGCCCTGGCAGGGGCGGTACGGGCGGGGCTGCGGGAGGCCTGTGCGCACGGCAGCGGGGCGCCGGCACGGGCTGCGCCGTCCCGGGGGTCTCAGGTGCAGGCCGACGGGGCGGGGCGGTCCGGGGGCGCCGGTGCACCTGTGCTGCTGGTACCCGTTCCGTCCGGGCGTGGGGCGGTGCGGGCGCGGGGGCATGATCCGGCCCGGCGGATCGCGCTCGCGGCCGCGGGTGAGCTGCGGCGGGCCGGGACACCGGCGCGTGTCCTCGCCGTGCTTCGGCAGGGGCGCGGGGTGGCCGACCAGTCGGGGCTCAACTCCCGGCAGCGGCTGGACAATCTCGCGGGCGCGCTGACGGTGGTTCCCGGGGGAGTCCGGCTGTTGGCCGGTGGCGGTCCGGTCGTGCTCGTCGACGACCTCATGACGACGGGCGCTTCCCTGGCGGAGGCGGCGCGGGCCGTGCGGGCGGCCTTGACGGAGCAGGCGCGGGAAGCGAGCGGATACGGCAGAACGGCCGAGGAGGTGGACGCGTATGGAGGGGAGAGCGCGGAACCCGGTGGGTGCGGCGACGGCACAACACCTGTGTACCTGGCGGGAAGTCGGGAAAGGACAGGGGAACGGAGGGCCGGATCGACGGAGGGCGCTGTGCGGCGGGTGCGTGAGATGCCGGGAATCATGGGCGTCGGGCAGCCCCGTGACGTGATCTGCGCGGCCGTGGTCGCTGCGTCGCCGGATTCTTTCGAAATAAACCGGAACTGA